Genomic window (Sulfurovum sp. NBC37-1):
CAAAGCATATGACAAGCATGTCTTTACTGAACTGATGGAGAGTATTAAGGACAGAGATGAAATCTCTGTTGAAGAGATCCAGGACCTGATAGAAAAAGTCCTTTACGAGCATCGGCATTTTGAAGTAATGCGATCTTTCATACTCTACCGACATATGCATAAGATACAAAGAGAACAGATACTGGGACTGAATGAGGATACGACCTACATCAATTCTACGCAGACCATTAAAGAGTACATAGACAAAGCGGACTGGAGGATCAATGCCAACTCGAACACGGGCTACTCCAATGCCGGTCTGGTCAACAATACCGCAGGAAAGGTGATCGCCAACTTCTGGCTGGATTCGATCTACTCCAAGGAGGAAGGATATGCGCACCGGGACGGGGATTACCATATCCATGACCTGGACTGTCTGACCGGGTATTGTGCCGGATGGAGCCTTCGGGTACTCTTGGATGAAGGGTTCAACGGGGTAAGGGGGAGGGTGGAGAGCCGTGCTCCCAGGCATTTCAGGGAAGCGCTGGGACAGATGGCGAATTTTCTGGGCATTTTGCAGAGTGAGTGGGCGGGAGCACAGGCATTCTCCTCTTTCGACACCTATCTGGCACCCTATGTGTTTCGGGACAAACTCTCCTATGGTGAGATCAAAAAGGCGATAAGAAGTTTTGTGTATAACCTTAATGTACCGGCTCGATGGGGGCAAAGTCCTTTTACCAATATCACCATAGACTGGACAGTGCCTGTCGATCTGAAGGATCAGATACCTACAAGAGAGCAGATCCATCTGTTTCATGATCTGGAGGATGAAGTGTTGCTGGAGGCTGCCAAAGGGAGAGATGGGACGATCCGCTCTTTTGAAAGCATGACCTATAAGCATTTTCAGCCCGAAATGAACCTTATCAACAAGGCATTCTACGAAGTAATGACCGAAGGGGACAGGAACGGGCAGTCTTTTACATTCCCCATTCCTACAGTGAACATTACCGAAGAGTTTGACTGGTATGGGGAAAATACCGACATTCTTTTTGAGAACACGGCAAAGATCGGCTCTTCCTATTTTCAGAATTTCATAGGCAGCCAGTATGTAAGGAATGAAAAAGGCGAACTCATTCCCAATGAAGAGGCATATAAACCTGGACATGTCAGAAGTATGTGCTGTCGGCTGCAGCTGGATCTTCGTGAGCTTCTCAAAAGAGGGGGCGGACTCTTCGGGAGTGCCGAAATGACGGGAAGTATAGGAGTTGTGACGATCAATATGGCGCGACTGGGATATCTGTATGCTGGAGATGAAGAAAAACTTCTGGCACGGCTTACGAAACTGATGGAGTATGCCTATTCGACACTTGAGAAGAAAAGGATGTTCATACAGGAGATGTATGACAGGGGGCTTTACCCCTATACGGCAAGGTATCTGCCCGGATTCAACAACCACTTCTCTACGATCGGTGTCAACGGCATGAATGAAATGATACGAAACTTCACAGCTGACAAACATCATATAGCCGATGCATTTGGCAAAGAGATGGCAATGCGGATCCTGGATTTCATGAGAGAACAGCTGAAGGAGTTTCAGGAACGTTCGGGCAATCTCTATAATTTGGAGGCCACACCGGCGGAGGGAACGACCTACCGTTTCGCCAAAGAAGATGCCAAAAGGTATGACGATATTATCCAGGCGGGAACGAAAGAAAACAACTACTATACCAACTCTTCACAGATCCCTGTATTTTATACGGATGATCCTTTTGAAGCATTGATGCTGCAGGATGATCTTCAGTGTAAATATACAGGAGGGACAGTGTTGCACCTGTATATGAGAGAGAAGATAAGCTCTTCAGAAGCAGCCAGAAAACTGGTGAGAAATGTCATTGGCAACTTTAGGCTGCCTTACATTACCGTGACACCGACATTTTCCATTTGCGACAAGCACGGGTATCTCTCGGGAGAATATGAGTATTGCCCCAAGTGTGATGAAGAGATTCTGCAGAAGGCAAGCTGATGATCCATGCAGGAGAAGGGCGCTACCGGGTGACATTGGAGTTCTTCGAGATAGGCAATGATCGATTGGTCATTATTACGGGTGGAGAGGAGGCGCATATCGGTTCGGCTACATTGATGGACGGAAAGAAAGGCTTACAGACCATAAGTAAGAAAGGGCATAAAGATTATGTCATTTCAGAAAAAATGGCGAGTATTATTTATGATACAATAGAAAAAGACCTGCTGGTAGTTTGCGGCATTCATATTGATAATGCCAGTAAAGAAGAGATCGATCTACTGGTTGAAAATGCACAGAAATGTGTAAATATTTTTTTAAAGGAGAAGTAATGAAACAGAATGAAATACTTGAAAAGCATGGAGAAGAACGAACAAAATGTATCGTTTACACAAGAGTAATGGGTTACCACAGGCCTGTGGAAAGTTTTAATATCGGTAAAAAAGGTGAGCACAAGGAGAGAAAATTCTTTCTTGAAAAAAGATCACAGAGCAATGCTGCATAAACCGCTTTATGACATTACACCCTTTACAGCCCTGGATTACCCCGATCACCTGGCAGCCATCTTCTGGTTTGCCAAGTGTAATATGCGCTGTGGGTACTGTTATAATAAAGATATTGTATTTGGAGAAGGAGAGATAAGCCAGGAGGAGGCTATAGCATTCCTCAAAAGCAGAGTGGGGCTTCTTGAAGGGGTGGTTCTCTCCGGAGGTGAAGCCACGCTTTACAGTGATTTGGCGGGTTTCTGTAAAAAGATAAAGCAGTTAGGGTTCAAGATCAAGCTTGATACAAATGGATTGAACCCGGAAATGATCCAAGAGTTGGTCGAGGAGAAGTTGGTTGATTATATCGCTCTTGATTACAAGGCCCCCAAAGAGAAGTATTTGGAGATCACGAAGGATAAACATTTTGACCGTTTTTCAAAGACACTCAATTTTTTAATACAAAAACAGTTTCCTTTTGAGGTGCGAACAACAGTTCACAGTGACCTGCTAAGAGTAGAAGAGATTAACAGAATCATCAGAGATTTGGTCAAAAGAGAATACAAGGGTACTTATTATCTGCAACCGTTTGTTTTTACAGAGCATACAATCGGAAAAGTGAAAGCAGAAAAAAAACCTTTTGATACATCACAGCTTTGGGATGAGTTGAACGTGGTTTGGAGAAAATAGAGGTCAAGTTTTTTTAACATCTCAAGGCTTGATTGTTTTTTCAGTTGTTTGTTGTTGATACGTATCAAAATTATTATATACGTATGAAAAAAGGCAAAGCCATCATAAGAAAAGATAACGATATCATGATCCACATATCCATGTTGAAATAGGGCAGTGCTGCCAAGCCGATGCCGCAAAAAAGTGCTACAACTTTTCTTTGGGATTTTCCGTAAGTCATATAGGCCAATGCCGCTGAACCTAAAAAGATATAAAGAAGCAGTGAAGATGTTGACATAGAGTGATCCTTATTCATCCTATTATAATGCAAAATCTTAAACAGAAGTTATCTTAAGGACTTTGGGAGTATAATTCCGTAAATATTTTAGGACTCTTCACAGCCCTCCTGTCCGATGGAACACCCACCGAACTCGTATATCCGTATTTGCAATTTTATGGAGTTGTGTTATGTTTCAGTTTGATACCCTTTCCGTGATTTTTGTTGCACTGATCCTTCTGGGTGCGATCCCAAATCTTTTTTATTCGCACGGATACCTTCCCCATATCGAAAGAAAAATACATTATCAGCTGCACTATTTTGCATTCATCCTCTCCATGCTGGGCGTTGTTGTCTCTGCCAATGCCCTTGTCTTTTTGCTTTTCTGGGAATTGATGAGTCTGACAAGCTGGCAGCTGATCCTGACGGAAGCGAAAGAGAAAAAGACCATTGAAGCGGCCAAGTTTTATTTTATTATGACCCATTTCGGTTTTGTATTTCTGCTGCTCTTCTTCCTGATAGTCACTGACGGTGACCTTGAAATAGGTTTTGCCGCCATGCATGGGATCGCTTCGGCATTCGCGTACCCGACACTGCTTTTCTTCTTTTTGATCCTTGGTTTCCTGAGTAAGGCCGGGGCGGTTCCTCTGCATGTCTGGCTGCCTTATGCTCATCCGGAAGCCCCTTCCCCGGTTTCGGCACTCATGAGCGGTGTGATGCTGAAAGTGGCTATTTACGGGATGTTCCGGTTTTTGTTCGATGTACTTTATCCCTGGCCGCTGGAGTGGGGGATAGTCATTTTGGTCATTGGTGCGCTCTCTTCGCTTGTAGGGGTACTGTATGCCCTGAGCGAACATGATATCAAAGCGCTTCTGGCGAACCATTCCATAGAAAATATCGGTATTATCCTCATG
Coding sequences:
- a CDS encoding ribonucleoside triphosphate reductase; its protein translation is MIKTIIKRDGASQKFVPFKIEDAIKKAFDSEAKAYDKHVFTELMESIKDRDEISVEEIQDLIEKVLYEHRHFEVMRSFILYRHMHKIQREQILGLNEDTTYINSTQTIKEYIDKADWRINANSNTGYSNAGLVNNTAGKVIANFWLDSIYSKEEGYAHRDGDYHIHDLDCLTGYCAGWSLRVLLDEGFNGVRGRVESRAPRHFREALGQMANFLGILQSEWAGAQAFSSFDTYLAPYVFRDKLSYGEIKKAIRSFVYNLNVPARWGQSPFTNITIDWTVPVDLKDQIPTREQIHLFHDLEDEVLLEAAKGRDGTIRSFESMTYKHFQPEMNLINKAFYEVMTEGDRNGQSFTFPIPTVNITEEFDWYGENTDILFENTAKIGSSYFQNFIGSQYVRNEKGELIPNEEAYKPGHVRSMCCRLQLDLRELLKRGGGLFGSAEMTGSIGVVTINMARLGYLYAGDEEKLLARLTKLMEYAYSTLEKKRMFIQEMYDRGLYPYTARYLPGFNNHFSTIGVNGMNEMIRNFTADKHHIADAFGKEMAMRILDFMREQLKEFQERSGNLYNLEATPAEGTTYRFAKEDAKRYDDIIQAGTKENNYYTNSSQIPVFYTDDPFEALMLQDDLQCKYTGGTVLHLYMREKISSSEAARKLVRNVIGNFRLPYITVTPTFSICDKHGYLSGEYEYCPKCDEEILQKAS
- the nrdD gene encoding anaerobic ribonucleoside-triphosphate reductase encodes the protein MKQNEILEKHGEERTKCIVYTRVMGYHRPVESFNIGKKGEHKERKFFLEKRSQSNAA
- a CDS encoding anaerobic ribonucleoside-triphosphate reductase activating protein, which translates into the protein MKKDHRAMLHKPLYDITPFTALDYPDHLAAIFWFAKCNMRCGYCYNKDIVFGEGEISQEEAIAFLKSRVGLLEGVVLSGGEATLYSDLAGFCKKIKQLGFKIKLDTNGLNPEMIQELVEEKLVDYIALDYKAPKEKYLEITKDKHFDRFSKTLNFLIQKQFPFEVRTTVHSDLLRVEEINRIIRDLVKREYKGTYYLQPFVFTEHTIGKVKAEKKPFDTSQLWDELNVVWRK